A stretch of the Lactuca sativa cultivar Salinas chromosome 9, Lsat_Salinas_v11, whole genome shotgun sequence genome encodes the following:
- the LOC128128446 gene encoding uncharacterized protein LOC128128446, which produces MRWIADIEGCFYTCSCPEHLRVRFALNQLRLGAKDWWKFVTANFTLAETAAVTWEGFTTMFRDEYVPPVERERLVQEFLTLKQGTDSVAAITRKFHERAMFCPELVATEQARMSRYLGVLRREIREFVSNSTYHTFTELQANARKREIELETQAREEAESQQADRRPAQSQPAAKRIKSADSRTGGSKNRTCVKCGKGHDGACRAGACYKCGKEGHIARECPKGFTVCFHCNQTDHRKAECPQLRQGSAPVARTTETRPVKVEAPRARGRAFQLTAEEVRAAPDVVAGTSEDRGKAPA; this is translated from the exons atgaggtggatcgcagatatagaggggtgcttctacacttgttcatgcccggagcacctgagggtacggttcgctttgaaccagctccgtctgggagccaaggactggtggaagttcgtgacggcgaacttcactttagcagagactgcggcagtgacatgggaggggttcactaccatgttcagggatgagtacgttcccccggtggagcgggaacgattggttcaggagttcttaaccctcaagcagggtactgattcggtggcggcgatcacgcggaagttccatgagagggcgatgttttgccccgagctagtggccacagagcaggctcggatgagccggtacttaggtgttctgaggagggagatccgggagtttgtgtcaaactccacttaccatacttttactgagcttcaggcgaatgccaggaagcgtgagatcgagttagagactcaggccagggaggaggccgagtctcagcaggcagaccggcgaccggctcagtctcagccggcagccaagcggatcaagtccgccgattcgaggacgggaggttcgaagaaccgcacttgcgtaaagtgcggtaagggtcacgatggggcgtgtcgagccggtgcttgctacaagtgtggcaaggagggacacattgctagggagtgtcccaagggatttacggtttgctttcattgcaaccagaccgaccatcggaaggccgagtgccctcagcttcgtcagggatctgcacctgttgccaggactactgagactcgaccggtgaaggtcgaggccccgagggctcgtgggagagcctttcagctgactgcggaggaggtccgcgctgcgcccgatgttgtggcag gtactagcgaggaccgtgggaaggcgccggcatga